Part of the Sodalinema gerasimenkoae IPPAS B-353 genome is shown below.
ACCGTCACCGGTAAACTCACCAGGCCCGGTAACTCCACTAAGCCGAAGAAGGGAATGGTGAGAAAGTCAATACTGACACCACATAACGACCAAGCGACGCTGGCGATGAGGATTTGTAGGAAGAGGCGGGTAATGGCGGAGAGATTGAACAAATCATCGGCAAACCCAATCAGGAAAAAGAAGAGTCCGCCAATGGTGACTCCCCAAATTTCATATTCCGTGGCGGGATCGAGGTAATTGCCATCAGTGTCAATGAATCCCCCTAGCTTCCAAACCAGAAGTAGGGCAATTAGGGTTCCCAGGAAAATCGATACACCTCCTAGGCGAACCATGGGGCGATCGTGAACTTTGCGATCATTGGGAATATCGACTCGTCCACTCCGCAGGCCCAGTTCCTTCACCCAGGGGGTGGTAATTAGAACAAGGGCTGCGGAAATTACGAAGGCAAACAGATGATACAGATGTTGCGGCATCTGGAGTTGAAGCCCAATGGTGGGGTCAGGGTTGGAGCAATGGGGCTTAGTGTACCGCGATCGCGCTAACTTCTGCCATGATTGCGTCCCCTTGATCTCAGGAATTCCAAACACCTGAAGCTCTCAAAACCAGTACTATAAAACGTTACAGCGGTTTTTAGGAGCCGGAAAATTTCTGGCCCTCCCGCATCTTAAAGGAACAAAAAAAAGGACAGCCCACTCGGACTGCCCAGAAACTCTGTTATCGCGGATACTTAATCTACGCCATAGCGGGAACCGGAATCCGTAAATGTGGATACAGCGGGAACTGCTGACAAAGGCTAGCGACCCGTTGACGGCAGGTCTCAGCCACAGCCTCATCCTCCGGGTTGAGGAGGCGATCGGCGATAATGTTCGCGATTTCCTTAAATTCGACCACACCCATGCCCCGAGTGGTCATGGCGGGGGACCCCAAGCGTAAGCCACTGGTGACGAAGGGAGATTCGGGATCGAAAGGAACGGTATTTTTGTTGGCGGTGATATTAACCCCACTCACCAAGGCATCGGCCCGTTTCCCGGTCATGCTTACCGATCGCAAATCGACCAGCATCAAGTGGTTATCGGTGCCATTGGAGACAATTTTAAGACCCCGTTCCTGGAGTTGCCCGGCCATGGCTTGGGCATTCTCAATCACCTGGGCGGAATAGGTCTTAAAGTCTGGTTTGAGGGCTTCTCCGAAGGCCACAGCTTTGGCGGCGATGACATGTTCCAAGGGACCGCCTTGGCTACCGGGGAAGACGGCTTTATCGAGTTTTTTACCCAAGTCAGCATCCTGGGTCAGAATCAGACCGCCCCGGGGACCGCGTAGGGTTTTGTGGGTGGTGGTGGTGACCACATGGCAATGGGGGAGGGGGTTGGGGTGATGGCCGCTGGCGACGAGTCCGGCGATGTGGGCAATGTCAGCCAGGAGATAGGCGCCCACTTCATCGGCGATGGCCCGGAATTTGTCGAAGTGGATGGTGCGAGGATAGGCGGAGTAGCCGCAGATGAGGAGTTTGGGCCGGTGCTTGAGGGCCAGTTGGCGGATTTCCTCGTAGTCGAGTTGTTCGGTCTCCTGGCTGACTCCGTAATGCTGGACGTTAAACCATTTCCCCGAGACATTCACTGGAGAACCATGGGTGAGGTGACCCCCATGAGACAAATCCATGCCCATAATGGTGTCTCCTGGCTTCAGCAAGGCTAGGAAGACCGCAAAATTGGCTTGGGCGCCGGAATGGGGCTGAACGTTGGCGTGAGCTGCGCCAAATAGCTCTTTGGCACGGTCGATGGCCAGTTGTTCAGCGCGATCGATATGTTCGCAGCCGCCGTAGTAGCGTTTGTTGGGCAGCCCCTCGGCGTATTTGTTGGTGAGAACCGACCCTTGGGCCGCTAGAACCGCAGCGGAGGTGAAGTTTTCGCTGGCGATGAGTTCTAGGTGATCCTGCTGGCGTTGCAGTTCCGAGTTGAGGATCTCCGCCAGGGTGGGATCGCTGGCAGCCAGGAAGTCTAAGTTAGTCTGAGTCATGATTGAGTTGAATCGTCTGGGTGCGTCTGCTGACGACGGGTTACAGGTGTTACGGATGGTTTAGGTTGGGGGGTATGCTGGTGGCCCGAACTCCTGATTGTAGCCTGTTTCGGCTGTTAGGTGAAGGGTGGGCTGTCTTAGGTGCAGCGGGCGATCGCCCAGCGGTGGATGGACGGCTTACAATGGAGTTAGGTCAGCGTCAATCCTGTTTTGGAGGTCTTAGAATCATGGTTGTGATTTTAACGGACAATTCCCTTTTACCCACTTGTCAAGTTTGTCAAAGCTGTATGTTGGCTGACCACAATGGACAACCACGCTGGCGTGGAGGACAACTCGATTGTGGACGGGTGGTGAGTTCTAGTGGCGATCGCTCGGATCGTCATTATCAATGTGTCATGGGGTTTCATGTGGCCCGTATTGATATGGATTAAGAGAGTACTTCATCCCTCACGGCCGGCGATCGCCCATCCGGATCTGTCTTGAAACTTCCTTAAAACACCCAAAACTGCCCCTTAGAACATCCGTAATACTTTTTCTAACTCTTCCTTGCGGTTCGGTTTGGTGAGGGCTTGAATAAATTTCAAGCTCATGAAGGGCATCGATAACAAAAAGGCAAAATAGGTACGCCAGGAACTCCATTGAGATAAGACCCGGCGGCGGGGAAACACGGCCCAAAATCGGTTTGCGGAACAGACAAACCCCTCTCCTAGGGCACTGACTTCATGCCACCAACCCACAGGAAGATAGAGAACATCGCCGGGATTTAAAATCACTTCATAGCGGTGTTTTAAGGCTTCTTCAAGACCGGGGAACGCCCCAAAATCAGGTTTGTCTGGATACACTTGGCTAAACCAAGACCGGAGTTTTAAGCCATGGTGCAGATGACCTATTAGGGGGAAAGGATAGAGGTTAGACAGTTGCGAAGGAGGGAATAACACCACCCGTTTTTGTCCGGCTAACTGAATTAACGTGCCATCAAAGGTATCATAATGTAGGCTTTCGGTATGACCACCGGCCCCAGCCCAAAGATTGAAGTCAGTTATGCCTTTGTGCAGGTTAAATTGAGGACCAAGAGCTTGCAAGCTCGGGGAGTTCGCTAACGGTGTTGTGGCAAGGGGACATTTGGCTAAATAAATATCCTCACGGTGAGCCTTTCCAGAGCGTACTAGGTTCGCATACTCAAAAAATGAGAGACATTTAGCCGCAATACCACTGCCGATGGTTTGCCATTGTCGTTTGTCGAGGGTTTGTCGCTCCTGGCCATAAAAGCGACAGAGGAATTTTTCCGAGCCGATTTTTGACTCTAAATACTCCAGGTTCCATTCCGGTTCAGACACTCCCTGGCGCAGAACTACGGGAATCCCCGGAATTTGATGCTCTTGAATAAAGTCCTGAGTTGACCATTGCTCTGGAGATAACTCCTTGACGGGCAAAAAAGGAATTGTTGCGTCTTGTGTTTCGGGGGAGTTTGTGACAGTTTCAGGATTGGTTTGAGTCATCTAAGAAAAAGCAGGAGTGGAACGAATTTAAGATTAACTTGTATTGTAATAGAAAACGGTTCTCTGGGTGGATGAGTCCTGAGGGTTCATTTCCAGAAATCGCCTGATCCTGAGAGACTGCCGCTCAAGGATAGCCATCTATCGAAAGTCTGTAATTCCGGATACCTAAAAAAAACTTAACATTTCTACAAAATCAGCGCCGTTTGGAACGTTTTATTACAGGCGATCGTCATACGCCTAATAAGAGGAAGACTATTACTAGACCGCTTCTCTGTTTATCATAAGTAGGGGGACAGACATTTAATGCTCACTCAACTCAGTTCGGACCGAGAGTTGAACCCCAGAGTTGAAAGCCAGAGTCATTGCCTGCTATTGCGTCCCACGCGGAACCCTGTGATTTGGCGAAACGTTTGATAACCCTGTTTGTCCCGCTCACCCAGATTTGAGACTGAAATGCGATCGCCTCGGTTAAAACTCCATTACCGTCAAAGCCGCCGCTCAAGTACCCGACGACGTTCCCGAACCCGTCCACGACTGAGGTTAACGCGCTTCTACCACCGCATGGCGGTGGGGTTGCTCAGTTTTTTTAGCTGTCTGACGGTGGTCTTGTCGGGTTGGTCAATCTCTGAACAGACGATTGTCTCCTGTATATCGAGCCATACTCTGCTCGGACAACTCTGCGAGGGCAAGGTCCCGGAACGTTTGCCCAAACCCATTTTAATTCGTCTAGGAGCCGTTTCCTACCAGGCGATCGCCCAGGTTATGTGGTATCAGTACCCCCATGGGTCTTCCCTCACCCTATCTCAGAAGCGATATCTACGTCCTTTTTTTGGTGATCTCGTCGATCGCGTTGAGGTCGTCTA
Proteins encoded:
- a CDS encoding cupin-like domain-containing protein, yielding MTQTNPETVTNSPETQDATIPFLPVKELSPEQWSTQDFIQEHQIPGIPVVLRQGVSEPEWNLEYLESKIGSEKFLCRFYGQERQTLDKRQWQTIGSGIAAKCLSFFEYANLVRSGKAHREDIYLAKCPLATTPLANSPSLQALGPQFNLHKGITDFNLWAGAGGHTESLHYDTFDGTLIQLAGQKRVVLFPPSQLSNLYPFPLIGHLHHGLKLRSWFSQVYPDKPDFGAFPGLEEALKHRYEVILNPGDVLYLPVGWWHEVSALGEGFVCSANRFWAVFPRRRVLSQWSSWRTYFAFLLSMPFMSLKFIQALTKPNRKEELEKVLRMF
- the glyA gene encoding serine hydroxymethyltransferase, with protein sequence MTQTNLDFLAASDPTLAEILNSELQRQQDHLELIASENFTSAAVLAAQGSVLTNKYAEGLPNKRYYGGCEHIDRAEQLAIDRAKELFGAAHANVQPHSGAQANFAVFLALLKPGDTIMGMDLSHGGHLTHGSPVNVSGKWFNVQHYGVSQETEQLDYEEIRQLALKHRPKLLICGYSAYPRTIHFDKFRAIADEVGAYLLADIAHIAGLVASGHHPNPLPHCHVVTTTTHKTLRGPRGGLILTQDADLGKKLDKAVFPGSQGGPLEHVIAAKAVAFGEALKPDFKTYSAQVIENAQAMAGQLQERGLKIVSNGTDNHLMLVDLRSVSMTGKRADALVSGVNITANKNTVPFDPESPFVTSGLRLGSPAMTTRGMGVVEFKEIANIIADRLLNPEDEAVAETCRQRVASLCQQFPLYPHLRIPVPAMA